The following coding sequences are from one Paenibacillus sp. FSL R5-0912 window:
- a CDS encoding S-layer homology domain-containing protein produces the protein MLTNGRKRVILLLVAMLIFSGFELGTHSAPRAQAADLDSYNLKLMTFNVRNGGTGKEAEEWDNRKALVARTIDLFGPDVLGMQEGHLTGINDLLGSLNGAYASIGTSRFGNTDEEYNNIMYRSDKFDVVQWGQFWLSETPDIVGSKSSFDPAWPRMCTWAKFKAKDNPGAEFYYFNTHFGLTEGAQVQGATVILDQIAKYVISPDVPVFVGGDLNVQEDSKAFKTLEASDLKDTWAGAGHAYTDNDGTFSNFEGLTNTGHIDWIFQRNVQRIHSIEINYNHENGLYPSDHYPVQLVVDLPLTGRVGQTVPAAPRDVYAASAEGLTQVVFAPSPDDGGSAILNYKVTAWQGDQVVKTVDGVSSPISVTGLDVDGEYTFTVSAVNAEGESAPSAPSKPINELANQSLGKLYLSGAVSSSYRLSGALSITPTSVPAYEQEYALYWGNAGGKLPEALPIATIPAGEGEISYTFDKTPVPSGATAVLVYTRMLGSDSTNYTQEMLPTAGVQPLQIEDFTDVSDWTDLRYGKITVTDGTGLISVDGPPGRAFGYAGIPVTYNLTDLPILRVKIDSLEDGAMWALKLHTKAGQGSGDIKLQGDTDKAGEFSFDLRKATGWNGQKSFIIKLFPIGVEKSFRISELSARPAAELSNDEVIPIPAAPSGLIASAGDASVALTWNASPGADSYKVYKYAGTAAPFDPADWQLVEASVTGATYTVTSLENNTSYAFTVKAANAEGESDYSAAATAMPVAPSTPSEPAVPSEPTVHDNVPVVDNTVIKSANGSIIIPAGRIGEVSLEGAALVRVPAGAADQELRITIAKLLDKALLKTDQGEIVSDVFEILKNTAGSFKNPVTVSLKFDPSEVQEGQRVAIFYYNEAEKTWVEVGGKIEDERITAVVNHFTKFAVLAVRQDQGIQPNPPLPKFWDIAGHWAEGAINSAADMKLIGGYPDGSFKPNKSVTRAEFTVMLMNALKKGGTAAATTFKDQNEIGEWAVNSVAQAVRAGIVSGYEDGSFRPNSVITRAEMAVMTAKALQLPVDQTTDTDFADDANIPQWAKVAVKKVYNLGMISGRGGSLFVPDDAATRAEAVTLLLRMLEQLK, from the coding sequence ACGAATGGAAGAAAGCGTGTGATCCTGTTGCTTGTGGCAATGCTCATCTTTTCCGGATTTGAGTTAGGTACCCATTCAGCACCAAGAGCACAGGCTGCGGATTTGGACTCGTACAATCTGAAATTAATGACGTTCAATGTCCGCAACGGGGGTACGGGGAAAGAAGCAGAGGAATGGGACAACCGAAAAGCCCTGGTCGCTCGAACCATCGATTTGTTCGGTCCCGATGTGCTAGGCATGCAAGAAGGTCATCTGACTGGGATTAACGATTTACTCGGCAGTTTGAACGGAGCCTATGCTTCAATTGGGACCTCGCGGTTTGGCAATACGGATGAGGAATATAACAACATCATGTACCGTTCCGACAAATTCGATGTGGTGCAATGGGGACAATTCTGGTTAAGCGAAACACCGGATATCGTGGGCAGCAAAAGCTCCTTTGATCCTGCCTGGCCCCGCATGTGCACCTGGGCCAAGTTTAAGGCAAAAGATAACCCGGGAGCTGAGTTCTATTACTTCAATACCCATTTCGGGTTGACTGAAGGCGCACAGGTCCAAGGAGCCACCGTTATTCTGGATCAAATCGCCAAATATGTGATCTCACCCGATGTACCCGTATTTGTCGGGGGCGATTTGAATGTGCAGGAAGACAGCAAGGCTTTCAAAACGCTGGAAGCATCCGACCTGAAGGATACTTGGGCCGGTGCCGGTCATGCCTATACGGATAACGATGGTACCTTCAGCAACTTTGAAGGATTAACGAATACAGGACATATCGATTGGATTTTCCAGCGCAATGTTCAGCGGATTCATTCCATTGAGATCAATTATAATCACGAGAATGGTCTTTATCCTTCCGATCATTATCCGGTTCAATTGGTCGTGGACCTCCCGCTAACAGGCCGTGTAGGCCAGACTGTTCCCGCTGCACCTCGCGATGTCTATGCGGCTTCCGCAGAGGGATTGACCCAGGTGGTCTTCGCCCCGTCTCCGGATGATGGCGGCAGTGCAATCCTGAATTATAAGGTAACCGCATGGCAAGGCGATCAAGTCGTCAAGACGGTGGACGGCGTCTCGAGTCCGATTTCCGTGACGGGACTGGATGTGGACGGCGAATATACATTTACGGTGTCAGCCGTGAATGCTGAAGGCGAATCTGCCCCCTCGGCTCCTTCAAAGCCAATCAACGAATTGGCGAATCAGTCACTCGGCAAGCTATACCTATCAGGTGCCGTATCGTCCAGCTATCGGCTAAGCGGTGCGTTAAGCATCACTCCTACAAGCGTGCCGGCCTACGAGCAGGAATATGCACTGTACTGGGGGAATGCAGGCGGAAAGCTGCCCGAAGCCCTGCCGATTGCAACAATACCAGCGGGTGAGGGTGAAATCAGCTATACATTCGACAAAACACCAGTGCCAAGCGGGGCGACGGCAGTTCTCGTGTATACGCGGATGCTTGGAAGCGATTCCACGAACTATACCCAAGAGATGTTGCCAACTGCAGGTGTTCAGCCGCTGCAGATCGAGGACTTCACCGACGTTTCGGACTGGACGGACTTGAGATACGGCAAAATTACGGTGACCGACGGCACCGGCTTGATCAGCGTAGATGGCCCTCCTGGCAGGGCATTCGGATATGCCGGGATTCCCGTAACTTACAATCTTACCGATCTTCCCATCCTCCGCGTCAAGATTGACAGCCTGGAGGACGGCGCCATGTGGGCACTTAAACTTCACACTAAGGCAGGTCAAGGGTCAGGGGACATTAAATTACAGGGAGACACCGATAAAGCAGGCGAATTTAGCTTCGACCTGAGAAAGGCTACCGGCTGGAACGGCCAGAAGAGTTTTATCATCAAGCTGTTCCCGATCGGCGTGGAAAAGTCGTTCCGCATTAGCGAGCTCTCGGCACGCCCGGCAGCAGAACTGAGCAATGATGAGGTAATTCCGATACCGGCGGCGCCAAGCGGCCTTATCGCATCGGCTGGCGATGCATCGGTCGCCTTGACATGGAATGCCTCGCCAGGCGCGGACAGCTACAAGGTGTACAAGTATGCAGGTACAGCTGCGCCGTTTGATCCCGCTGACTGGCAGCTCGTAGAGGCAAGCGTGACGGGCGCGACCTACACGGTAACGAGTCTTGAGAACAACACGAGTTATGCGTTCACGGTAAAGGCTGCAAACGCGGAAGGTGAGAGCGATTATTCTGCGGCTGCGACTGCGATGCCGGTGGCACCTTCAACACCATCAGAACCAGCAGTACCTTCAGAACCGACGGTTCATGATAATGTTCCGGTTGTCGACAACACCGTCATCAAATCAGCCAACGGCAGCATCATCATCCCTGCCGGTAGAATCGGTGAGGTCAGCCTTGAAGGTGCAGCTCTCGTCAGAGTGCCCGCGGGTGCAGCAGATCAGGAACTGCGTATCACAATAGCAAAGCTGCTTGATAAAGCACTATTGAAGACGGATCAGGGTGAAATCGTCAGCGATGTGTTCGAGATCCTGAAGAATACCGCCGGCAGCTTCAAGAATCCGGTCACGGTATCACTGAAGTTCGATCCGTCGGAGGTACAGGAAGGTCAAAGGGTCGCAATCTTCTACTATAACGAAGCTGAAAAAACCTGGGTTGAAGTCGGCGGCAAGATCGAGGATGAGCGGATCACTGCCGTGGTGAATCACTTCACCAAATTCGCGGTGCTGGCTGTGAGGCAGGACCAAGGGATACAGCCGAACCCGCCATTACCGAAGTTCTGGGACATCGCCGGGCATTGGGCAGAGGGCGCCATCAACAGCGCAGCGGACATGAAGCTGATTGGCGGTTACCCGGATGGTTCGTTCAAGCCAAACAAGTCTGTCACCCGCGCCGAATTCACGGTCATGTTGATGAACGCGCTGAAGAAGGGAGGCACTGCCGCAGCAACAACATTCAAGGATCAGAACGAGATCGGTGAGTGGGCGGTAAATTCGGTCGCCCAGGCAGTCAGAGCCGGCATCGTCAGCGGTTACGAGGACGGCAGCTTCCGCCCGAACTCGGTCATTACACGGGCGGAGATGGCAGTCATGACCGCCAAGGCGCTTCAACTGCCGGTGGATCAGACCACTGATACGGACTTCGCTGATGACGCGAATATCCCTCAGTGGGCCAAAGTAGCGGTCAAGAAGGTCTACAACCTCGGCATGATCAGCGGGCGCGGAGGAAGCTTGTTCGTACCAGATGATGCAGCAACCCGAGCGGAAGCCGTGACCTTGCTGCTGAGAATGCTGGAGCAACTTAAATAG